In Pedosphaera parvula Ellin514, the DNA window CTTCATTCGCGGCAATCTCCTGCAAAACTGCTTTTGCTTTCTCCCCCTGTTCCATCTGCGAGGCTATCATCAGCAACTCGAAACCAATTTGATGCTTCGGATATTCCTTCAGTAGTTCATGGGCCTTTGCCTCCAATTGATTCAAAGTTCCAGGCAAACCGTTCACCAATTTTTGGATCTCTGGCAGTTGCTTCCTGACTTCCTGATCTTCGGGCGATAACTCTTTTTGCGTTGCAGGGCTCTCAACTGCCAAAATCGTTTTGTCTAACTTATCCAATCTCGCCACCTGATTCGTGTCGCCAAATCTTTTCGCCGCGATGCTCAGCAACATAACTTCCTTCTTTTTGGCTTCGTCAGCTTTTGGATGATTCGGATACTTCGTATAAAAGTCCCTCGCCTTGTCTGCGCCCTGAGTCAGCAATGGCACAAAAAACGCCTGCTGTTCTTCCAATGTTGGCTGCTTCTGCTGCCATTCAACTGGAATCATCGGCGATTGCGATGCCTTCATCACTTCCTTCCACCCCTTGTCCGCTTCTGGATTATTAGTCATTGCGACGGAATTCGTCGCCTGGATCGAGTTCACGGTGTCAACTGCCACGATCCCAGGGCTCTTGATAACCACGTCCTCGGCAAACACGCTCGCATCATAAAACCCATGCCAACCAATCAAAGCCACCACCGTCGCGCACCAACGAGAAAAGTATTTAATTGTCATCATAAGATTACCCGCAAGTTATACGTCGTTATCCCTGTTTGTAAGGGTCAACAGCGGCTTCAATTTCTCCAACACCAATTGAATTCTTCGTGGATTATTGGCAGCCCCCACATCCCCTTCCCGCAAAGATGCATCCGTCTGGTTCACCCCTTCCTTTAAAACCGCCTCCAGTGTCTTCACTTCGTCTGGAGCCAAATCCCACCGCAGCTTCTCTTGTTGTTCCATTCGCATCGCCTTACGCGCAAACTCCATGAATACCGCGCACGGCTCCAGGCATGGAATCAAACTTTTTGTCTCCACTGAATCTGCCCCCAATCCGGCCACTGTCCAAAGGCGTTGCTTTAAGCAAAACTTCCGGTTGCAACAAGCCTCGATCACCCGCCCGGCCTGTGCGTCATTCAACATGGCCGTTATCCGATACATCCCCGACTGTCGCCCCGTGAACTCCCGAAAATCTGTCACCGATGGATTCCCTGCTCTCACGGCATGCCAATCCGCGATCGCTCCCGGATAAAATGCATCCAGCGCCATGCCCAACCCCTCAGCATCCGCGACGACCAATCTCCATCCACGCTTCAAGTTCGGCGCGGATTTTAAGGGCCTGAATGCTCCTGCCTCTGTATGTTGCGCCCAGCTTCTAACCTCAGGCAACCTAAGCTCTCTCAAGGATTCCGCCAGTTGTTCCCGATCCTCCACGTGCCTGAGATGGTAGTTGCCATCACTGCGACGAATCAGCACCTGGGCGAAAACCAACTCAGTGCCAATCTGGGCAATAAAATGCTTTAAAGCAGGATTTTCCAAGTCAGCCATTACGCTCAAAGTAGACCAAATTCCAAATTTGGAAACCCCAAACAACTTCCTCCCATTTCAATAAGCCATAAACTCTTATTTCCATCTGCATTCCCCGGCCTCAAACCCGCAATACCCTCTCGATACGCGCTCTTAGCTGCCGAACTTTATTCCTCCCCAACTCGAAAATCTGCCACGTTGAAGGAAAACTAAACTATTTGTTGGAATTTCAGGCTTGAAGAAATATCGCTTATTCGAGGTAAAGCCCTGCTCCGCAATCGGATCACGCTGCCATCCCGCAAATCCAGCCTCACCGGGAAAAGCTCGATATTCTCCCCTCGCTTCCACCTTCCCTCACCCTAACAGTTCATGGCGGGTTTCGGTCTAAAAATTATAACACAGTCTCGCATACGGAAATCTGGCCTGTAGCACGAAAACGTTAATTTCCTCGATCCTCCTTCTAAATTCGTCCAGTTTCTGCGTCTTTATAAGAAATGAGTTGGCCCCCATGAGGTACGCTTTCTCAACATCGATAGGCTGCGGGGTTCCGGTGAGAAGAATCACAGGAATATGATCGTACTCGCTGCGTTTGCGAATCCAGTCCAACGTGCCAAAACCGCCAAGGTGGGCCATGTGCACATCGAGTAGAATCAGGCTGGGCATGGGAAATTCATAGCGATCCTGATACTTTTCCGCGCCGAGCAAATAAGCGACGGCTTCGTTTCCGTCTTTAACCACTGAGATGGGATTCCTCACACCCCAACTCTCAAATGCGCTTATCAATAAGCCCGCATCAGCTTCGTTGTCCTCTGCCAGTAGGATGGTTCCAGTGCCTTCGCGCATAGTGCCATAATAAATACGGAGGCTGGAGGCAGAATCTTTCAAGAATTCTCATCTTCGAGGCCCAATTCTCAAATAAACCAGTCCGGCTTGCCTCCGCTTCGGGCCAATTCATCGCTGCCGCCCCCTTTGCAGACGCCTTCGGCGGCGGCAATCCAGCCCAGTTCCTGCAATTTACCTCCCTGGCGACAACTACTAATTGCCGTCTTCTTGAATTATCATGAAATATTCTCCCGTTTGGTTACGTATTATATGTATAGGGCATCGTTGTAGGGATGTCCTATGGTTCGAATGACCAGTCTCAAGTCTTGAGACTGGTCTTTTTTATAAGGTATCTGCCTGTTACGAACTGGAAGGCAGTCATCGTAAATTCGTCATATCCCCAAGTGAGGTCACGGGGGAGCTACAAACAGTGTGGCCCGTGTCGCAACCAGCAAGGTTGGGCGTCTTCGCCTGTATGATCCTCGCGTTTATCCTTTGAGCATATGGAAAAACAAAAGTCGATGACTGGACATTAAAGAATCCACCGTGTCAGAGAACCCCTGGTCAGGAGAGCTGCTCCACCCGTCGCGTCCTGCCCGAAGGTTTGGTGCTGTTGGGAAAGTAGGAGTCCAGCAAATGTCCGTCAGCAAAGGTGCGAACCACAGAACCAATCGCGTGCAGTTTGCGATATTTTTTATGTTCGCGGTGAAGCTGTGACATTTTCCTTAAAGCTCTCTCCATGTCCCGGCAACCTTGATCGGATCGAGCGAGGATGGAGGATTGGGAAAACTCGCAGTCGCAGGTCGGTACTTCACTGGGCGGCTTGCGGTAGATGATATGCAGAATGTCAAACAGCGTTGGCGCTACCGCTTCGTGCAATTGTTTCGTCACTTGACGCAGACGGGGGCGGCCTGCGGGCTTCTGCTGCACCACGTGGTGCAGCAAGTGTGCCAGATAATGCCGGTCGGCCACCTGCCTGCTTTGGTTCCGCGTCCGGCTGCTGAACTGGAGTTCCTTTATCGTCAGAAGCACTTCATCCATATTTTGGGGCTCCTGACCGTTCGGTCCAAAGAGGTCGATCATGAAGCAAAGCGTATTCTTGTGGGCGGCCGCGTCGTATATTCCGTCTAGTGGAGTGTTGGACAGGCAGCCGCCATCCCAATAAAGTTGGCCATTGATGGAAGTGCCGGGGAATCCCGGAGGCATGGCTCCGCTGGCCACAACATGAGTCACATTCAGTTTGCAGACTCTGCTGTCAAAGAAATGCTGATGGCCGTTCCGGACGTGGGTGGCCCCGAGGATGAGGCGTGCTTTTTTCCGGACGTTAATGAGGTCAAAATCGACATATTTAGCGAGAGTTGTCTCCAGTGCGGCGGTGTCGTAAAAGCTCGTGGCCCCCAGCGACCCGGCGGGTTGATATGGCGGAGTGGGAAAGCGGGGCATAAAGAAGCTGGGCTGGCCAAAGAGAAAACCTTGGTAGGAACTGAATTGATTGTGCCATTTCTTGAGATCGGCCAGGCCCTCCGGAACCCTGAAAAAGTCCGGCCAGGCGATCTCCTTCCAAAATGCGTTCAGCTGGCTGACCCGGTTCTGAGGCTCATTTCCGGCAATGATGGCGGCAGTAAACGCCCCGATGGAAATGCCCGCAATGATATCAGGTGAATAGTCGGCCGCTTCCATCGCCTTGAGCGCGCCAATATGATACGCGCCGAGAGAACCGCCGCCCTGGCAGGCCAGGGCAATGCAATCGTAGTCATGAGCCTTTCGGCTTTTCTTCATTCTCTTCATCCTCTCCTCCAGTTCGGCAGTGCGGCATTATTTGTATTGGCAGGCTGGTAAAAAACTTCCCGGGGTTTAGGCTCGGGGGCTTTTATACCAACCCCTCGCTCGGTTGACCACTGGGTGCGAACCCCATACCCTCGTAATTGCCATCTGGTAACACCGACGTCTTAATCATGCTCACCGGCAATGAAGTTGCACCTCCTGCCCAATCACTAGTCTCAGCAGGAGCTTTCCGAAACAAGTCAGCCAGGTTGCTACCGGCTCAACTTGGTTTCCAACCCGTCTCTCTGCACCTCCCATCACTTGATTTCCTTGACCAATTCACACGTCTGCTATTCATTGCCTCCAATCAATGAACAGGTTCCTCACACTTTGCATCGCCGCTCTACTTTGTCTTCCCTTCTTCGCACTCCCAGGGCATGCGCAACTTGCAGCTGCGAAAGACCCCGCCAATCTCAACACCGCCCTTTTCAACCATACCAATCTCGTGGCCTGGTGCATCGTTCCCTTTGATGCGAAAAAGCGTGGCCCGGAGGAACGCGCCGCCATGCTCGAAAACCTCGGTTTCAAACTCTTCGCCTACGATTACCGCGCTGAACACATCCCCTCGTTTGATGCCGAGATTGAAACTCTCCGACGTCATCACATCCAACTCCTCGCCTGGTGGTTTCCAACCGCCATGAACGACGAAGCCCGTCTCATCCTTGACCTCCTGAAACGTCATAACCTCCAACCTCAGCTCTGGGTGATGGGTGGTGGCGAGGCAACCCATGGCGCCAAGGAACAAACTGCGCGCATCGTTTCCGAAGCCGCACGCATTCGTGCCATCGCCGAAGCCGCCGCGCAAATCCACTGCACCGTCGCTCTCTATAACCACGGCGGTTGGTTCGGCAATCCTGACAACCAGATCGCCATCATCACTCTGCTCCGATCTCAAGCCGTCACCAATGTCGGCATCGTTTACAACCTCCATCATGGCCACGATGATCTAGATCGCTTTCCCGAGTTATTGCAACGAATCAAACCTTACCTGGTCGCGCTCAACCTGAATGGCATGGTTCGTGAAGGTGATAAACATGGCCAGATGGTTCTCCCCATCGGTCAAGGCGATCTCGATTTAAAACTTCTGCGAACCATCGCCACCAGCGGCTGGCAAGGGCCAATCGGGATTCTCAATCACACGGATGAAGATGCTGAAACACGGTTGCGCCAAAACCTCACCGGTCTCGATCACCTGGTCACCCAATTGCAACAACCCACAGAAAATCCCCGGCATGCCACCGATTACTGGGCCGTGGAGGATGCCAGGGAACGTGAAAAACTCCCTCTCTATCAGGAAATCCCCGCTGCTAAACCGGACGAACTGACTCCCGCACAGGCAACGCCCAAACCGGAATCCTTTCTCATCTGGCATCGGTCACAAGGCGACAACGCCGGCACGCGTTACTCCGGCCTGACCCAAATTACCTGCCAGAACGTCAAAGACCTCCAGGTCGCCTGGACTTATCATTCCAAGGACGCCGCCGGAAATATCCAGTGCAATC includes these proteins:
- a CDS encoding TlpA family protein disulfide reductase → MMTIKYFSRWCATVVALIGWHGFYDASVFAEDVVIKSPGIVAVDTVNSIQATNSVAMTNNPEADKGWKEVMKASQSPMIPVEWQQKQPTLEEQQAFFVPLLTQGADKARDFYTKYPNHPKADEAKKKEVMLLSIAAKRFGDTNQVARLDKLDKTILAVESPATQKELSPEDQEVRKQLPEIQKLVNGLPGTLNQLEAKAHELLKEYPKHQIGFELLMIASQMEQGEKAKAVLQEIAANEAAPEQFRNEAMDKLKQLDRLGKPVEIKFTAIDGRKVDLSQMQGKVVLVDFWATWCGPCVAEIPHVKEVYEKFHPKGFEVVGISLDQEQESLEKFVKEKELPWPQYFDGKGWENKFAQQYGIRGIPAMWLVDKRGNLQSVNARGDLEGTVEKLLAE
- a CDS encoding DR2241 family protein, producing MADLENPALKHFIAQIGTELVFAQVLIRRSDGNYHLRHVEDREQLAESLRELRLPEVRSWAQHTEAGAFRPLKSAPNLKRGWRLVVADAEGLGMALDAFYPGAIADWHAVRAGNPSVTDFREFTGRQSGMYRITAMLNDAQAGRVIEACCNRKFCLKQRLWTVAGLGADSVETKSLIPCLEPCAVFMEFARKAMRMEQQEKLRWDLAPDEVKTLEAVLKEGVNQTDASLREGDVGAANNPRRIQLVLEKLKPLLTLTNRDNDV
- a CDS encoding response regulator — translated: MREGTGTILLAEDNEADAGLLISAFESWGVRNPISVVKDGNEAVAYLLGAEKYQDRYEFPMPSLILLDVHMAHLGGFGTLDWIRKRSEYDHIPVILLTGTPQPIDVEKAYLMGANSFLIKTQKLDEFRRRIEEINVFVLQARFPYARLCYNF
- a CDS encoding patatin-like phospholipase family protein; translation: MKKSRKAHDYDCIALACQGGGSLGAYHIGALKAMEAADYSPDIIAGISIGAFTAAIIAGNEPQNRVSQLNAFWKEIAWPDFFRVPEGLADLKKWHNQFSSYQGFLFGQPSFFMPRFPTPPYQPAGSLGATSFYDTAALETTLAKYVDFDLINVRKKARLILGATHVRNGHQHFFDSRVCKLNVTHVVASGAMPPGFPGTSINGQLYWDGGCLSNTPLDGIYDAAAHKNTLCFMIDLFGPNGQEPQNMDEVLLTIKELQFSSRTRNQSRQVADRHYLAHLLHHVVQQKPAGRPRLRQVTKQLHEAVAPTLFDILHIIYRKPPSEVPTCDCEFSQSSILARSDQGCRDMERALRKMSQLHREHKKYRKLHAIGSVVRTFADGHLLDSYFPNSTKPSGRTRRVEQLS